A portion of the Saccharospirillaceae bacterium genome contains these proteins:
- a CDS encoding SDR family oxidoreductase, which produces MANVVITGANRGIGLELAKLYAARGDLVTAICREAGDEIEDIADQTISGIDVTNEQIGPGLQTILAELVEGKIDLLINNAGLFKNETLDAMDADSIREQFEVNTIAPLMIAHGLVPLMGEGSKIANITSRMGSIEDNTSGAYYGYRASKAALNAVGKSLAMDLKPHGIAVAQLHPGFVQTRMVGFNGDISPAEAAAGLAQRIDELNLENTGGFWHSNGQQLPW; this is translated from the coding sequence ATGGCAAATGTAGTGATTACCGGTGCTAACCGGGGTATTGGCCTGGAGCTGGCCAAGCTGTACGCCGCTCGTGGCGATTTAGTAACTGCGATCTGCCGTGAGGCAGGTGACGAGATCGAAGATATCGCTGATCAGACCATCAGCGGTATTGATGTAACCAACGAGCAGATTGGTCCGGGTCTGCAGACCATTCTTGCTGAGTTAGTAGAAGGTAAAATCGATCTGCTGATTAACAACGCTGGTCTGTTCAAAAACGAAACACTGGACGCGATGGATGCAGACAGCATCCGTGAGCAGTTCGAAGTGAACACCATCGCGCCACTGATGATTGCCCATGGCCTGGTGCCATTAATGGGTGAGGGCAGCAAGATCGCCAACATCACCAGCCGTATGGGCTCTATCGAGGACAACACGTCAGGTGCTTATTACGGCTATCGCGCATCGAAAGCGGCATTAAACGCAGTCGGCAAAAGCCTGGCGATGGATTTAAAGCCTCATGGTATTGCGGTGGCTCAGCTGCATCCGGGTTTTGTACAAACCCGTATGGTGGGCTTTAACGGGGATATCAGCCCGGCTGAAGCGGCGGCAGGTCTGGCGCAGCGTATCGACGAGCTGAATCTTGAGAATACCGGTGGCTTCTGGCACTCCAATGGCCAGCAACTGCCCTGGTAA